In Theileria annulata chromosome 3, complete sequence, *** SEQUENCING IN PROGRESS ***, the sequence taaaatatactatattacattttagAGTTCAAGTTTTAGTActctatatttattattcgGGTCACTTTCGTCAGCGACAAACCTACATTTCTCGGAATAAAAGGACAATGCTCTGTCATTTGCCGTTAGTACAGTACACATAAGCTTTTTGCAGCGTGCAGATCTTGCAACTAGTTCTAAAAGTGAAATAAAAAATCTACCTAAACCACGAGATCTATAGGAATCCTAAATATTGATGAGTTTAAGACAAAGTACCTTAATTTGGAGTTCATATACGTAAAGAACGGGAGCTGGATCTTGGTTCTCACGCATTACGATAAACCTATAACTCGTAAATCCAATTAGAGAATCTTCTAAAAAccattaaattaaaagaacATACTGGTAAAAAGTGCGATTATGTGAGTCTTGTGATACTTAATCTCGGAGGATTTTCTCCTGTCGTTCCATCCACCGttaaatttactaatattGTACAGATGTTTCATGTTCGATCTTGTTAGGGCAAAAAACTCGTTAAATAACTCAGTAGGAATAGAATTTCCTTTAAATAGCTTGAAGTTTAAAGGACCCTCAAAACCAGATAAAGTATCAATGAATCCATCAATGAACAAATTAGGGGTCCGATTTGGGGgaaatttatcaaaattaatagcATCATTTAAATCATCTAGAATTTTAGTTGTTTTTGcgaaaatattatcataaGGCCTCCAGTTTTTAATCCATTCTTTCCCAGAATATTTCATTGTTTATAAATAGGGGACGGGCAGGGAATAAGGATACTCATTGATGTGTTGTGTAccatataaaaattatggTACAATAAACATAACCAATGAAGTATTGAAAATATGTGCAGTCGTATCATGGAAAGTACCATGTGTTTTGTTGGGTAGATAATTAACCAAttcttaatttatataacttattttatgttgaatatgaattaaatacatttgtacatatttataaattaatcccagtttattttatacaataaaaTATGGCCGTGAATTCCAGCTCTGCTTCCAATGCCCTTATTCAGCAACTTTTAAAGGCCGAAGAGGAAGCCGAGTCTATAGTTCGTAGAGCAAAAGAAAGTAActacattaataattttatacgctattgatatattaatattccTTTTCAGATCGGGTGAAACTTTTGAACGAGGCAGTGGCAGCTGCACAAAAAGATTTACATGAATTCAGACAAACAGAAGAAAAAGAACTCATGGAACAATATAACAATGTATATATCAATTAACAATGTTTTAATTAGattcaatttataaaacaatttgTTTCCAACATAATCtttacaaataatttataggAATCTGTTTTGGAAGACCCACGATCCGCCCTTTTGGAACTCAAATCCAAAACCTTTGCTGACgaatgtaatataaaattaaaggaaCTCAAACCAAAGCTTGTTGATAATCTTGTAAAGGCAACACTGGATATcagaatattataatatgttaattttacacatatttatgtatttaagttaaacttaatattaatttaattaacaaTGAAGTGCctaaattcattattataagTTTGGAGTTGAGGATTAACTTGTAAGTATGTGTTGGTGTGTTCAACATACAagaaaaatcaataaaaatgttttatataaattattttaaaaatgtttaaatgtattttcGTAATGTTTTGATGATATGGATGAAATCTATCCAAACCTTTCAAAATTGTTTCCAGAAAATCTAGAAAAAATATGCCAAGATTTAAAGTGGTATTTGGATTCTTCAAATGAACCCAAAAATCTATTTGAACTGCACCccaaatttaataacaatttCAAGAActtatttgataatataaataccCAGTCACTAAAGAACCAGGATTCATATCCATACCTTATAGATTCTAAAGaagatttaaatataaatgaagaCACAGAATATTTGGAAGATCCAAAAACCACAAGAGAAGGAAAGaataataacaaaaaaGAGTTGTTGAAGAAGGTACAAGAACATGGAAAGTATTTTGAAGATATCAATCATATGTGTAAAGAAAAAAGATCTCAAATCGAgaaaaatgtaataaatacACTATTATCGCACGAAAACGAACTCTCAGAGTTCGCAATAGACCTAAACTACTGTGATAACACACTAAAGATGATAGAAGAATCACTCAACAAACAATTTGAGTCACTCCAAATGTCTTCAGAAAGTATCAAAAAACTACACGATGAGTCCAAAGATATGTCATGCGCACTGGAAAACAGAAAGAAAATGGTAGAAAAACTAGAAAAGTTTGTGAAAGAAGTTATAATAACACCATCCATGATCAAGTCGCTGTGTAACGATCCAATAAATGAATCATATGTAGTACATGTGGAAGAGTTTGGAAGAAAGTCAGAGAATATCACAAGACTGTACAAGGATAAGGAATACCCAGCAGTTGTAAGtctaaaaatatatattttttgcAGGAGTTCTCAAAGATCCAGGTCAAGAAGCTGGAGCTGGTGCTAATAAGAAGGATTTTTGACTTTCTGTCACTGGAAATTAGCAACCTAGCAATACCAAAAGTGAATATCCAGATGGTACAATCTACTAGGTTTATGACATTCCGACCActgtataaatatttgtgtAATTTCCCAAACCACACCAAGGATTTAAAGTAAGTTAATTTCCCATAAAAATGTTTAGGAAACTTTACACCTACACAATGAAGAGAACATACAGCCACTTGTTCGAAAATTACCTTAATTCATTGGAGGCATGTTTCGAAAAGGAAAGATGCAGAGAGACGTCATGTATGCTGAGAATAAGAAGCCTGGCAGTAGTTCagaaacaaaataaaacaataagTTACTATGATATGAATTCAAGAGattcaatattaaaagaCTTTAATTCACAACCAATACTGCCGACAGGACTACAACCAAACTCACTCAAGAAGGAGCTGATAGTAAAGTCATATTTCAAACTACTAGTTGACACGTGTACGACTGAAATGTCATTTATATCCTCGTTCTTCTTTTTAAATGATCCTAAACCAAATGAAAACCgagaagaaaataataacacTAGTAAAGATAAATTGGATAAGAACATGTTTAAGGAAATATTTGTGGAAGTGTTTGAAATAATGTCATGTAACTTAAAAGTTTACCTGAGAACAAGCTTTGACCTGGTGGCCTTAACGTTGATACTATCTATCTTGAGGTTCAATAGAAGGTTTTTGTTGCACAGAGAAATAACATTCTTCGAGTCTGAAATGTATGAGTTTGAGTCACTGTTGTATGAAAGACTAAACTTTCTCAtgaatgaaataataagtCTGGTGTCAAAGACAACAAAATCACCTAACATATCAACAATTCTCCTGTGGAACCCAGCACCCTTCGTAGTTAACTCATCCCATATAATCTATGTCATTTCAAGACTTAACGACTACACGAGAAAGCTTAACCCACATGTCATCCAGCTTCTTCAGAATTTAGTCGATTTCTTAGAAAAATCCTCAGAAAAATTAGACGCTAACAAAAAttccatttttattatcaacaatCTAGTACCACTAGTGTCAGTCATAAAAACAATAACTGATAAAACCATGTTTTCGGACGAGAATTTTGATTTTGGTGAAGTTTCAAAGAAGTAAGTTTTATTGAAATCAAGTAGTTCAGGTTGGAAGAGAATCTGCAGAACAGCCTAACATTTTATTCCAATTTCCTCCTAACAGAGTTCATTTCCGACTTGATTAATATAATGGATGAAGAGGAGCCGGCAATTGAGGGAGTTACACCTAAAAAAACACTAACATTAGCTACAATGGCATTGGAATATAGGAACCTGGTACTGTTTCActattcaaatttatttaaattacaatttaaaCTAACTTACAATTTGGTTATATAGTGTATGGACTTCATAAAAACATATAACGAAAGAGTGTCGCTTATTAAGAACATAATTTCCCAGTCGTTCATACACCCGCAGACCCTAGAACTGGTCAACATACACGTAAGATTTTTCATTTcacaataaattataggTTTTCAATATGTTTTATGAAATATACTCTAAATTCTATGGTATCACAAATGATATTTTCAAGGACACGCCGACCGAGTGGTTCTCTAAAATGCCGGACCCGTCCGAGTTTAAGccataattttaaaaatatatttacacatgTATTTATAAAACTGTGAAGAAATTCTTATAATTAAGTTGAAATATGTTACAAGTTTAGTTTTGGGACATTTGTCGGTTAAAAGCCTGATGGACCTGGTCAGTGGCGGCAGCCAGGTCAATGTTGCCGTTCTGATCAAGAACAGCAGGCCCATAGTAGGCCATAGCATTTCTagatttataatattcGTTTCTGAGAGCAGATTGAGTTAACTTCACGTCATAACGATGCGAAACAGGTTCAAACAAAAGTGCCCACATGGAGCTTAGGAACAAGGAGAGACCAAAAGCAACGGTATAAAGTCTTTCCAAGACGACAAAGGCTGGAGTGTTTAGGAAGTTTAAAGAGGCTATTTCTAAAACTCCGGCAGTCAAAAATGTTGATCCACAGAGCCAGCCCCAACTCTCATTAGTACCCTCGGAATGGTACGTTTCAAGGAAGAAGCAACCGCCAGCATACAAAACCAAAGCAAAAGAGTCCAAAAGTCTAGAACTGAAGTAAATTAACCATGAAGAACCGTCTCCAATTTGTTCATCAAGCCATTGGGAATCGAAATGGTAACTAGCCCCCAAAAAGGTAATCATTGACAAACACCAAGAAACCGCACCTAAAGTAATTGAAATTAGTAAAACATACCGAATGAAGTGGCCTGTAAAAGAAATTTAGTTCCTGCTCTATAACCTCTGCACTGCTTAATGCTACCATCGTCTTCTCCCATTTGAATAAATGACATAATAAGTAAAGTTCCAGCCAAAAACAAAGCATGGCATAAAAGAGTCATTGAAAAGGGAGCAGACCCAAAATTTTTCGGATCCGCCTTCAAGAATGATAATAGTGCCAGTGGATCCTTACCACCAGTTAAAACACCAAGAAATAAAAGTAAGAATGCTGCAAATTGAACGAGGAACCCAAATCGAAGATTATAATTCATTAGGAAATCCCAAAAGGGTTCGAATTGTGGACCTCGGCTTTCTGGAGCCTCTCCAGGTCTAACAACGTAAgtaaaatacattttatttaaggaacacctaaaaattaattttatatttaggAAGTGTGGAAAGAAGAATGAAAAAAGATTGCTAAGAACATTTAATCAGCAGTCACAGCAAATAAATTGAAACATTTACAAACacatttcattaaaatgaaaagaaaTCATCTAATGAAAACAAAATCAAGAAAAAAACACAAAAATTATGGTTGGGAATAACATAATTTCAGTAAACGTACCTCAGTGTGTAAGGgtgtgtaaataaaataagCTAATTTCTTGACATAAGACCCAGAAAGTAGATCTAAATGATTTAAGATttgaattatataaatagaGATATGATAGATATTATATAAGGTGGTATAACTACCAAAAacaacaaatatataaggTGCATCTATGAACTTACGAATTCCTAAGTATTCCCTACCAAATGCCAgaaataaacaattatgTAATAATAGAATGTTATTTTC encodes:
- a CDS encoding vacuolar ATP synthase subunit g, putative, translating into MAVNSSSASNALIQQLLKAEEEAESIVRRAKENRVKLLNEAVAAAQKDLHEFRQTEEKELMEQYNNESVLEDPRSALLELKSKTFADECNIKLKELKPKLVDNLFGVED
- a CDS encoding Acetyltransferase (GNAT) family protein, putative (Pfam hit (1.4e-04) to Acetyltransferase (GNAT) family domain; contains 1 putative transmembrane domain;~1 probable transmembrane helix predicted for TA17725 by TMHMM2.0 at aa 5-27), which encodes MVLSMIRLHIFSILHWLCLLYHNFYMVHNTSMKWIKNWRPYDNIFAKTTKILDDLNDAINFDKFPPNRTPNLFIDGFIDTLSGFEGPLNFKLFKGNSIPTELFNEFFALTRSNMKHLYNISKFNGGWNDRRKSSEIKYHKTHIIALFTKDSLIGFTSYRFIVMRENQDPAPVLYVYELQIKDSYRSRGLGRFFISLLELVARSARCKKLMCTVLTANDRALSFYSEKCRFVADESDPNNKYRVLKLEL
- a CDS encoding uncharacterized protein (6 probable transmembrane helices predicted for TA17740 by TMHMM2.0 at aa 34-53, 75-97, 118-140, 160-182, 194-213 and 228-247;~Signal anchor predicted for TA17740 by SignalP 2.0 HMM (Signal peptide probability 0.002, signal anchor probability 0.990) with cleavage site probability 0.001 between residues 53 and 54); its protein translation is MYFTYVVRPGEAPESRGPQFEPFWDFLMNYNLRFGFLVQFAAFLLLFLGVLTGGKDPLALLSFLKADPKNFGSAPFSMTLLCHALFLAGTLLIMSFIQMGEDDGSIKQCRGYRAGTKFLLQATSFGAVSWCLSMITFLGASYHFDSQWLDEQIGDGSSWLIYFSSRLLDSFALVLYAGGCFFLETYHSEGTNESWGWLCGSTFLTAGVLEIASLNFLNTPAFVVLERLYTVAFGLSLFLSSMWALLFEPVSHRYDVKLTQSALRNEYYKSRNAMAYYGPAVLDQNGNIDLAAATDQVHQAFNRQMSQN